The Gordonia mangrovi genome includes the window ACCCGCCGACGCCCCGACGCACACCATCGCCCAGGCCGTCGCCGCGCCGGAAGGCACCACCGTGACGATCGCCGGACGAGTCACGCGGCTGCGCGATTTCGGCAAGGTGGCCTTTGCCGAGGTGCACGATTGGTCCGGGCAGGTGCAACTCCTGGTCGAGGCGGCCACCATGATCCCGGGGACCCCCGACTTCGGATCCGACGTGGACCTCGGTGATCTCGTGCAGGCGCGCGGTGTGGTGGGCCGTAGCCGCTCCGGCGAACTGTCGATCCTCATCGACGCCTGGCGGTTCAACGGCAAGTGCCTGCGCCCGCTACCCGACAAGTGGAGCGGTCTCACCGATCCGGAGGCCCGGGTGCGGCAGCGCTATGTGGATCTCGCGATCAACGCGCGCAGCCGCGACCTGCTCGCCACCCGCAGCGTGGTGGTGAAGTCGCTGCGCGACTTCCTCGCAGCGCGGGGCTACCTGGAGGTGGAGACGCCCATCCTCCAGCAGATCCACGGAGGGGCCAACGCGACACCCTTCCAGACCCACATCAACGCCTACGACCTCGACCTGTATCTGCGGATCGCGCCGGAGCTCTACCTCAAACGCCTCTGCGTCGGCGGGGTGGAGAGGGTGTTCGAGATCGGCCGCAACTTCCGCAACGAGGGCGTGGACTTCAGCCACAACCCGGAGTTCACCAGCTTGGAAGCCTATGAGGCGCACAGCGACTACCGGAAGATGCTGGACTTGACCCGGGAGATGATCCAGCACGCGGCGGCTGCCGCCTACGGCGAGCCGGTGATCGTGCGCACCGATGACGACGGTCACGAAGAGCGCATCGACATCTCGGGCGAGTGGCCGGTCCGGACGGTGCACGAGGTGGTGTCCGAAGGCGCCGGCGAGGAGATCACGCCGGACACCCCGGTGGAGACCCTGCGGGCGGTCTGCGACCGCCTCGACATCGCGCACCGGCCGGACTGGGATGCCGGGCAGGTGGTGCTGGAACTGTACGAGCACCTGGGTGAGGACCGGACCACGTTCCCGACGTTCTACATCAACTTCCCGACCTCCACATCGCCGCTGACGCGGGCGCACCGGACGATCCCGGGGGTCGCCGAACGGTGGGACCTGGTGGCCTGGGGGGTCGAGCTCGGCACCGCCTACACCGAGCTGACCGATCCGGTGGAGCAGCGCAGCCGGCTGACCGCCCAGTCGATCCTGGCCGCCGGCGGCGACGCCGAGGCGATGGAGCTCGACGAGGACTTCCTGCAGGCCCTCGAGTACGCGATGCCGCCGACAGGTGGTCTGGGTGTGGGCGTCGACCGCGTGGTCATGCTCATCACCGGCCAGTCGATTCGGGAGTCGTTGGCGTTCCCGCTGGCCAAGCCGCAGGGTTACTGACCCCGATGCTGGGCGGCCCGGATGGTGGCGACCGCGCGGGGACCGTCATCCCCGTCGGACGCCATCGACTGCACGTGATCGATGAGGGCGCCGGTCGGCCGGTCTTGCTGATGGCCGCATTGGGCAGCAATTGGTTCGACCTCGATGCGTTGGCGGGTCGTCTCGTCGGGCGGGGGTGTCGGGTCATCCGATACGACCGCTCGGGATACGGCTTGTCGAGTGCCCGGCCCGTGGACGAGGTGCCCGAGTTGCTCGACGAGGTCGACCGGATGCGATGGTGCTCGACGCAGTGGTCGTCGACGGGCCGGTGCTGGTCGTCGGTCACTCGTTGGCGTCGCTGTACGTCGAAGGCTTCGGGCGGGTCCACCCGGAGCGTTCGGCCGGTCTCGTGGTGGTCGATGGGTCGTTTGTGATGGCGCCGTGGAAGATGATGCCGTCGGGATGGGGTGTGTCGATGGGCCAACGAGCGGTGGAGGCGGCGCGCGGTGACGGCCGCCGTGGGCATCCACGGGTGGCCGAGTGTGCGCGTCTGGTCCCTGGTGGTACCGGCCCCGCCGGAGGGATTCACCGATGAGCAACGCCGTTGGGGCGCGCCGGGTGTTCGGTCAGCCGCGGTTCATGACGGCGTTGCTGGTGGAGAACGCTGTCTTCGCCGCCATGGACCGTCAGCTGCGTGGTCTGCGTCGGACGTCGCCGCTGCTCGACATACCGGTCGACTTCGTCGTCGCGGCACCACGGATGCCCGGATGGCGGCACTTCTGGGAGTGGAAACAACGCCGCTACGCCCGGACACTGAGCGACGCGGGCGTCGAGGTGCACGTGGATGTGATCGGGGCCGGCCCGGCATTTCGTCGTGTCGCAGCGTCCTGACGACGTTGCCGCGATCATCGGCCGGACGGCGGGCGGGTAGCAGCGGAATCGTCGCCGCTGCACAGATGCGCCGACGAATCGGAATCGTGGGTGGGGATGACCCGCGCTAGATGGCGGGCCAGGTGCTGACGATGCAGCGACGCGAACGCAGCATCCTGGTCGACGTCCACGAATTCGCCGGGGATCGCGGGTTTCTGTCGGAGATGGTCGACCTGTTCGTGATGCCAGGCCGCGTCACCCGCCAAACAGCACCCAGCCGGCCGAAGTCGGCGAGTACACCCACACTGCCCGGGGTCTGCCCGGCGAGTCCGACGATGAGGACCGATCCGTCGCCGAACAGGTCGTGGCTGGAGGTGAACGTGGCGGCCGGTGGGCGTCGAGCTCATACGTCGTGACCGGCCGCCCGTCGGTGAGCGCGCCGCGCACGCCCCTGCCGGCGGTGGCTGCCCTGCCATGATCCAGTCCCGCTCGGTCCGGTGGAGCAGCACCTCGAGACCGGGCAGATCGAGCAAGCCGCAGACGTGGTCCCAGTGGGCGTGGGTCGCCACCGCGAAGTTGGGCGCACGACGGGGCGGATGTCGTCGCAGGCCGTCGGCGGTGCTGATCGTCTCGCGTGGCGGTGTCACCAGCTGTCGGGTGATCCACGGGAGTTGGCCGAGCACCCGCTCGCGGGCGTCGCGGCAGAACCCGGGGTCCACCAGGAACGTCGCGTGGGGGTGGTCCACGACGAACGTCGTCATCGCCGACGGCAGGCGCCGCAGCGGCGAGGCCCCTCGACGAGTCCCATGGCCGGGACCTGCCGAGCGACTTGCGGTAGGGCGCGCACCGCCACCGTCGGACCGCGGTCGGGCAATTCGTCGACCGTGATCGAGTTGACCAGGCGTCGGTCGGGCCGTCGGGGGCGGACCGTGCCCTTCGCCCACAGTGCGACGGCTCGCAGGACGTCGCCCGCAGACGGCGTGGACTCGCGGTCTGGTGGCAGGTCCATCGGTGCTCTCCCTGGTCTGGGTCCGCAGGCGCTCAACCACGTCGACGCCACCGCCTTTCTGCGGGAGTCGGAACGAATTGCACGCAAATTCGACGCCAAACTCACCCATCAACGCAGGTCACAAGCGCACCGCCGACCGTGACGGTCAGCGGTGATACTGGTCAGGTGGGACGACCCGCACGAAGGGTTTGGGTGCCGTATCCAGGCAGATCAGCAGTGGCGGCCTCCTCGAGGTCCTCGCCCGCCACCGGCCAGCGCCACGCCTGGACGCAGACCCCGACGAGATCGAAGTCGACGAGAACGACGAGGACCAAGCGCCTACCGCCGGCGGCCTCGGCGAGATCCCGCGATCGGGGCTGACCGATCACCTGCGGGCACACGTGCACCTGACCGGCCGTTTCTCGAGAGTCTCTCCTGCCGGTTGGGCACATCTCATGCCGACGGCCCGTGCCTTCACCTCGTCGAGGGTGTGGTCCGTCCGGCAGCGCCGCCTCATTGCGCTTGTCGTGTTCACTCACGGATGGCGCTGATCGACAACGACTTGTGCGTCGAACCGGATTGTCGCTGTTGCTGCCGTCAGCAGGTGATCGACCGCTGCTGGATCGATCGCGGTCAGTACCGGCATCTCGGTCAGGGTCACCCGGGGCGTCGTCCAGTAACGCCGTTCGATGTCATCGCCGGGTGCGAGGATGATCAGCCCGGCCGCGCCGGCGTCGCGTGTGGCGGAGTACTTCTCTTCCACTGAGCATGTGCCGTTCGTGGCCACGGCGATCCACCCGGTGAGGTCGGCGCCGACACCGCATCCGTGGCCGATCATCCTTATCGGCATGTCGACGATGTCGGCTCCGCTCGAAAAGGGAAGTGGCCATAGCGCGATCGGACGGCTATCGATCTGTGCGATGACATCGGAGGACCAGTACCGATAGCTGGTTACCGGCCTCGATGCAGAGGGCGTGTGGTTGGTAGCGGGTGGGATGGTCGGAGGTGGGTTACGCAGAATTTCTGGCGGAGCGAGAAATGCGACGTAGCGTCCGTTGGAAGTGTCGTGGTCGCGTAAACCCCGCAACGCCGACAGGCTCGGCGGCAGCTGCCACGTTGCGTCGGTGGGTAGGCGGCGCCAGCGGATGGCGTCGGAACGTCGTGATGCAACAAGGGGGTATGCGGCGGGTTCGATGACGTCGAACGCCAGGATGTCGTCGCCCAGATGGTCGGGTTTGCCGTCGTAGTGGCCGTCGTAGTCGCCGAGCCGAATGTCTCTGGCGAGACCGCTGAGCGGCGCGTCGGCGCCCCAACGAGACCGAAAGACCACGAACAACGTGGTGTCCTCCGTCCAGCAGGCGAACAGGTCCACGTCGTCGGCTGAGCGGCTACCCAGCGAGGTCGCTAGGTGCGCAATGGTTTCCGCTGCGCCGCGGGCGACGACCACCCAATCCGAGTCCTTCACAACCCGATCCCCCTGTTATGCGATCGCTGCAGCCCTACCGGATGCGCTGAGCGGTTTACACAGCGTGATCGTAACGCGCGGATGCCGCGGTCCCCGGGCCGATGTCCGTCGACTCAGATCGATGGGCACCGGGCGGTAGCGCTTTGGGGCCCGACGGTTCCGGTTTCCCCAGGTGCCTCAATAGCCACACAAGTCCGACCACGCCGTGCCCGTACCCGCATGGTGGTGGTAGGAACCGGTCTAGTACGCACAAGTACACACCGCGACCATTTGGTGAAGCTGGTCCGCGAGGTCGTCACCTTCGAGAAGGGCAAACTCGTCGAACCGAGGCCGCCCCAAACGTCGAGGAGACAGCCTGAAACCCCACTCATCGACAGGTCTTGACGCTGTCTCCGGGAGGATTTCGGTGCTGGCCGTGATCTCGAATTCAAAATCTAACCGATGATCACGGTGCGTAGACCGCAACCGGCGGTTGCCAGATGCCGCATCGTGTGTCAGTCTCCTTGCCGTTGTACCTTGCTGTGTTGAATTTCAAGTTTGCGATGCCAAGGGCCGGGAAACGTGACCTCGCATCGTTCGGGGTCGCTGCGGTGCCGGATGGTCCGCGGGTGGGGGAAGGGGTCGGGGTTGGGTACTCGTAGCTGGTTGGTCGTATCGTCAGTGTGTATTGCGCTGGCGGCGTTGGTGTCTGGTACCGGGGTTAGTCCGGCTGCGCCGACGTCATTGGCGACAAAGTACGACTCCTTGGTCACCGATGATGGTTGGAAGATGGAGCTGCGCGCCAGCGAGTTGGTCGTCAACTCTATGAGCAACATCGCCAACAGCTTCGCCTCGCGTGAGGGCTGGGTATCGGCCCGGGTCGGTGCCCTCATCACTCAGGCGGAGGGGCGTCAGCCGACCCAGCCGGTGCAGTCCGCGGTCATCGAGCAATTCCTCGTCGTGGGGTGCCAGGTCGATGTCAGCGACGGTGCGACGTTCGGGTTCGGCTCATCGATCGGGCCGAACGCAAATGTCACGATCAGCGGCGTGCCGGGCGTGACGGTGGGCGGGTCGGCGTCGGTCAGCCCGTCGATTTCGGCCAAGCTCAAGCCGGGGCGAATCACCGAGGTTTCGTTGGGCAAGAAGACACTGCAGACCAACCGTGCCTCAATCCGCGCCAAGCGAGTCCATGTTCGGGTTGACGGATGCGTCGGCCCGACGACAGTGCGGGTGATCGTGCGGTTCTCGGCCTCGACACCGACCGCTGACGACACGATCAACATCCACTCCGCACGCATGTGGCTCTGAGTCTTCGTTAATAGTCCGGGGGATTCTTTTGAATACGATTGAACCGCGAGCGGCCAAGCGAAGCGGACACAAGTTCGCTGCCGCAGTGATGGGTGTCGGGGCGGTCGCGATCGTGCTTCTCGCTGCATTGCTGGTGCCGGCGGATGATCCGGCAAACGCGGAAACGCCAGCTGAACGGTGTGCGCGTGAGACGGCCGCCTACAACAGCGCGTGGGCGCAGACCTGGGCGGCATCCAACGGCCGCCCGGCATCAGAAGCCCCGCCACCGCCTGTCGCGTACGTCTGCCACGACCCCGGACCGACATCCACCACAACTTCTCAACCGTCGGTGGTGACAGCGCCGACGGTGCCCAGTGACACGAACACGCCGGATTCCGGTGGGCCGGATATGGGTGCACACGCGCCAACTGATATTCCGACTGCCACTCTAGGACGATCGCCGATTGTGCCCATTCCTGATACCGGTCCTCGCCGGCAGCGTGTCCCTCGTAAGGACAGCCGTCCAATGGTCGTGACAATTCCTACTGCCCTTGCTGGGCAAGACATTGTGGTGCGCTTCCCCGGGGGAGTGCGAGAAACCGTATACGGTGTCCAACAGCTTGGCGGAGTTCAGCGCGTAAGCATCGCGAGGCTCGCGCCTGAAGCTCCCGATCGGATCGTGCTGAAAACGAACATACCCACTGGCACGTACTGGAAGTCACTCAACGAGGACAATCTTGCGCTGATGGCCCCGGGTGACCTAGTGATCGCCACCCTGTTTAGCGCTGCTAAAGACGGGTTCGATCTGGTAGCGAATGGGTCTGACCTTGTCGCCATTTTCTTACGACAGTCCCGGTCGGCGCCCTCTGTAGCCGACATACTCGCGCCCGCAAGAGTGCCGGCGTCCGCGAGTGGGTGCACCATGTCCAATGGACAGTTCCTTTCGCGCAACTGCATCTCGGTGCGAGGCGAAGGTCAATACATCGACTATATTGTGGCGACACTGGACACGGGAGGGTCGCCGTATCCGCGCAACATCTGCAATCGCGGATACGAGTTCAACTACACAGACGAGTTTGGCTATCCCCGCAGTGAGGTGATTGAGAAGCCGGGCTGTACGTGGATGTCTGCGGGCGTCTCCTGGTCGGAAAAGCTGGACGTCAATCGGAACGCGAAAGATGGCAGCCAGGTGTGCACACGGACACGGAGTAGTCACTCCAACGGTGAGTGGTCTCCGTACGCGTGCGTGACAATCGAGAAGTGAGCACCGTATGACAGATGAGGGGACTCCCAGCTCAGGTCGCCTCTGGGCGATCGTTCAGATTGTGGCCGGCCTGTTCATTGCAACTCAGCCCTACCATGGATGGATTGCCTGGTGGCGTGGCCAGATTGACCCGAGCGGTGGCGAGATCGCGTACATCATCAGTTTCCTAGTCGTCGGTCTCGTCGTCGCGATACTGGGCGTGCGCCGACTAATTCGCGCGAGTAAGAACGGTCAGTAGTCGCCTCGCCGGGCCACGACCCGCCCCGGTGGAGGTCCCACTCTGACTCGGCGTCTGAGTAGGGGTCCACAGACAGGGTTGAGATAAAGGCAGGGATCTTCGCCGTCGGGGCCATGTATTTCACCCGTCTACCCAATGTCCCGCCGAGGTCATCGGACGGTCCTGGCGACTCGACGAGGCGCACCCCGTGTGTGTGGGAGTCCGACCGAGGATGGCGACGACAGCGTGGTGATTGGGATCGATCAGGTGGTCTTGCCTGCCGGTGAGCCAGGTCGGCTGCGTCGGGATGGAACTCCCACGTGGTAACAGGTTCACCAGCAGAGTTACAGGGTCCAACGGAAAGATCGACTCGATCGATGCGGAGCAGTTCTGCGCAGAATGGTCCGTCTGCATTCGTTCACCTGCCGACGGAAACGAATTGCGATAGCTGTGGCTGGGCGTCACACCTAATTGCGTGGCTGCCTAAACTGGTGGCCATGACCGATCTGACCTTCACGCCGACCGCCGATCTCGTCGACGAGATCGGCGACCTCGTCCGCAGCTGCGACACCCAGTTCACCCAATACGGCGGCAACCGCGAGTTCGTCGGCCGGGTGACCACGGTCAAGTGCTTCCAGGACAACGCCCTGCTCAAGTCGATCCTGTCGGAGCCCAACCCGGGTGGGGTCTTGGTGATCGACGGCGCGGAGTCGGTGCACACTGCGCTGGTCGGCGACATCATCGCCGAGCTCGGCCGATCCAACGGCTGGGTCGGGATCATCGTCAACGGCGCGATCCGCGACGCCAAGGCGATCGGCGAGATGGCGATCGGTGTCAAGGCGCTGGGCACCAACCCGCGCAAGTCCACCAAGACCGCCGTCGGCGACCGCGACATCCCGCTGACCATCGGCGGAGAGACCTTTCACCCCGGCGACATCGTCTACTCCGACGACGACGGGATCGTCCTCGTCGAGAGTGCCGAGACCGCCGAGCCGTCGGACAACGCCGCCGCCACCGAGAGCTGAGGGAACCCGCCATGCCCAAGCCCACTCCCGATTACTTCCGTCGTCTGGCCGAGCTCATCGCGATCGACGACGCCGGCGCCCGGCCCACCCGATCGGTGGTGGAGGCATTCAGCGGAGCCGAGATGGCCACCATCCCGGTCGGTACCGCCGAGGACCTCGAGACCGCGGTCGCCCGGGCACGCAACGCGCAACAGGGGTGGGCCACCCAGACCCCGCAGCAGCGTGCCGCCGTGCTGAACCGGTTTTCCGATCTGGTGTACCGCAACGCCGCCGAGCTGATGGACATCGCGCAGGCCGAAACCGGCAAGGCCCGCAGCTACGCCCAGGAAGAGGTGATGGACGTCGCGCTGACCGCGCGGCACTACGCCACCACCGGCCCCAAGACGTTGGCCGAGCGCAAGGTGAAGGGCATGCTGCCGGGTGCGACGAGCGTGCGGGTGCGGTATCAGCCCAAGGGTGTGGTCGGCGTGATCAGCCCGTGGAACTATCCGCTCACCCTGGCGGTGTCCGACGCGGTCGCCGCCTTGATCGCCGGCAACGGTGTCGTCATCAAACCCGATAGCCAGACGCCCTACTGTGCGCTGGCGCTGGCCGAACTGCTGTATCGGGCGGGGCTGCCCCGCGAGCTCTTCGCGGTGGTGCCGGGTCCGGGAAGTGTGGTGGGCCAGGCGATCGTGGCCACCACCGATTACGTCATGTTCACCGGGTCGTCGGCGACCGGTGCGGCGCTGGCCGAGCAGGCCGGACGTCGACTGATCGGCTTCTCCGCGGAACTCGGCGGCAAGAACCCGATGATCGTGACCGCCGACGCCGACCTCGACAAGGCCGTCGAAGGCGCGGCGCGCGCCTGCTACTCCAACTCCGGGCAGCTGTGCATCTCCATCGAACGGCTCTACGTGGACAAGAAGGTGGCCGACGAGTTCACCGCGAAGTTCGCGGCGTACGTGTCGGCGATGAAACTCGACGCCACCTACGACTTCTCCGCCGACATGGGTTCGCTCGCGTCGGCCGCTCAGGTCGACACCGCCGAGGCGCACGTGCGCGACGCAGTGGACAAGGGGGCCACGGTGATCGCCGGCGGTCGTCGGCGCGCCGACCTCGGCCCGTTCTTCTTCGAGCCGACCGTGCTCACCGACGTCTCCGACGAGATGACGTGCTTTGCCGAGGAGACGTTCGGCCCGGTGGTGTCGGTCTATCCGGTCGATTCCACCGACGAGGCGATCAAGCTGGCCAATGCGACGCAGTACGGACTCAACGCGTGCGTCTTCGCCGGCAGCAGCACCGAGGCCAACGAGATCGCCGACCAGTTGCGGGCCGGCACCGTCAACATCAACGAGGGCTACGCCGCCGCGTGGGGCTCCACCGCCGCCCCGATGGGTGGCATGGGTATCTCCGGCGTCGGCCGCCGGCACGGTGAGGAGGGAATCCTCAAGTACACCGAGCCGCAGACCGTTGCCGAGCAGCGTTTCCTCGGCATCGACCGCGCACCCGGCATCCCGAAGGCCGTCTACCGGACCGTCACCCCGCACGCCGTGCGCGCCCTCAAGTACCTGCCGGGTCGATAGGCCGCTCCGCCCGCCTCGAGAGTTCCTCCCCCCGCTTTCGCTTCTTCCCCCAGTTGCTCGCGGGGGAGGAAGCGATACCCGGGGGAGGAACTGTGGTGAGGGGCGGTTTCCGGGCGCGTCCGCGGTGGCGCCCGGGTTACGGTGAGTGCGTGACCGGCCGACGAATGCGCCCCCTCCTCACCCGTGTTGCCGTGGTTGCGGGAACCGTCGGCACCCTCGTCGCAGGGTTGTGCACGGTCGGGCAAGCCTCCGCCGCGCCTCCGCTCGCGGTGTCGACGGTCGCCTCTGGCCTGGACCGTCCGTGGGATCTCGCGGTCGCGCCCGACGGCGTCATCCTCACCGGCGAGCGAGCCGGAAAGTTCGTCGCAGTGATGCCGAGTGGACAGCGAAAGGTTCTGCGCGCGGACCTGTCCAAGCTGTTCGCCGTCAAGGAATCCGGGCTGATGGGGCTGGCACTCGATCCGAACTTCGCGCAGACGAGGCGTGTCTACTCCTGTCAGGCCGAGACCACGTCGGCCGACGTGGTGACCGTTCCCGGATCGGTGGCCAACCTGCCGTTGCCGTGGCCGAACACGGGCCAGGTCGTCAACATCGTCGCGTGGCGGGTCGACAACAGCTGGTCGACGATGGTGCGCGAACGAACGGTCCTCACCGGCATCCCGGTCACCGCGTCCGGTCGCCACGCCGGATGTGGGCTCACCGCCGCGCCAGACGGATCGCTGTGGATCGGCACCGGTGACAACGCCATCCCGACCAACCCGCAGAACCCGAAATCGTTGGGCGGCAAGGTGCTACACATTCGCGCCGACGGCAAACCGGCGGCCGGGAATCCAGATCCGGGCAGTCCGGTCTACACCCTCGGCCATCGGAACGTTCAAGGCGTCGCACTTCGGCCCAGCAC containing:
- the rraA gene encoding ribonuclease E activity regulator RraA yields the protein MTDLTFTPTADLVDEIGDLVRSCDTQFTQYGGNREFVGRVTTVKCFQDNALLKSILSEPNPGGVLVIDGAESVHTALVGDIIAELGRSNGWVGIIVNGAIRDAKAIGEMAIGVKALGTNPRKSTKTAVGDRDIPLTIGGETFHPGDIVYSDDDGIVLVESAETAEPSDNAAATES
- a CDS encoding succinic semialdehyde dehydrogenase; translation: MPKPTPDYFRRLAELIAIDDAGARPTRSVVEAFSGAEMATIPVGTAEDLETAVARARNAQQGWATQTPQQRAAVLNRFSDLVYRNAAELMDIAQAETGKARSYAQEEVMDVALTARHYATTGPKTLAERKVKGMLPGATSVRVRYQPKGVVGVISPWNYPLTLAVSDAVAALIAGNGVVIKPDSQTPYCALALAELLYRAGLPRELFAVVPGPGSVVGQAIVATTDYVMFTGSSATGAALAEQAGRRLIGFSAELGGKNPMIVTADADLDKAVEGAARACYSNSGQLCISIERLYVDKKVADEFTAKFAAYVSAMKLDATYDFSADMGSLASAAQVDTAEAHVRDAVDKGATVIAGGRRRADLGPFFFEPTVLTDVSDEMTCFAEETFGPVVSVYPVDSTDEAIKLANATQYGLNACVFAGSSTEANEIADQLRAGTVNINEGYAAAWGSTAAPMGGMGISGVGRRHGEEGILKYTEPQTVAEQRFLGIDRAPGIPKAVYRTVTPHAVRALKYLPGR
- a CDS encoding PA domain-containing protein is translated as MKDSDWVVVARGAAETIAHLATSLGSRSADDVDLFACWTEDTTLFVVFRSRWGADAPLSGLARDIRLGDYDGHYDGKPDHLGDDILAFDVIEPAAYPLVASRRSDAIRWRRLPTDATWQLPPSLSALRGLRDHDTSNGRYVAFLAPPEILRNPPPTIPPATNHTPSASRPVTSYRYWSSDVIAQIDSRPIALWPLPFSSGADIVDMPIRMIGHGCGVGADLTGWIAVATNGTCSVEEKYSATRDAGAAGLIILAPGDDIERRYWTTPRVTLTEMPVLTAIDPAAVDHLLTAATATIRFDAQVVVDQRHP
- a CDS encoding MspA family porin; protein product: MELRASELVVNSMSNIANSFASREGWVSARVGALITQAEGRQPTQPVQSAVIEQFLVVGCQVDVSDGATFGFGSSIGPNANVTISGVPGVTVGGSASVSPSISAKLKPGRITEVSLGKKTLQTNRASIRAKRVHVRVDGCVGPTTVRVIVRFSASTPTADDTINIHSARMWL
- a CDS encoding PQQ-dependent sugar dehydrogenase, coding for MRPLLTRVAVVAGTVGTLVAGLCTVGQASAAPPLAVSTVASGLDRPWDLAVAPDGVILTGERAGKFVAVMPSGQRKVLRADLSKLFAVKESGLMGLALDPNFAQTRRVYSCQAETTSADVVTVPGSVANLPLPWPNTGQVVNIVAWRVDNSWSTMVRERTVLTGIPVTASGRHAGCGLTAAPDGSLWIGTGDNAIPTNPQNPKSLGGKVLHIRADGKPAAGNPDPGSPVYTLGHRNVQGVALRPSTGGVYAIEQGTDADDELNLLRAGANYGYKPDRTPFIYDESVPMTDPVRVPGAVGPVWSSGYPTIATPALAFLPANGWGTLDGAVVISAQKGKHLLFVTLDEAGNEVVRTSKALQDTYGRLRGLAVDGDGSLLVSTDNGDDDRILRVRVAD